A stretch of DNA from Electrophorus electricus isolate fEleEle1 chromosome 18, fEleEle1.pri, whole genome shotgun sequence:
TTTTAATGGTCTGAATCCAACATGCAAGTAAGTGTCCAGATTCTTCCACGGGGTCGTTTTGGAGGGCGTGTCAAACCACTTTCAACCCAGCAGTTACATTTAACTCAAAGATTCGAGCAACACTGTTGGGTTAATGTTTTCATACTAATACCAGTACAACGTACTGCTATCTTTGCCAACTAAATGCAACAAAACTTCAAGATGAGCGTGTGTAATAAACTGGCCGTTGTAGTGGATACAAGGTAGGTATTTCTAATAAAGGGGATGTCTAGACTTTGCCATCTAGGAGTCATGCAATATCTGAAAGAGGTTAATTAtcttaactttttattttattttatacatatggCTCACCGTCAAGCTGTGTTACCACGGTGTACAGTTAACATTGTCTTGGTTAACGATCTTTTACTATTAAACCCGATGACAACTCTTAGACATCCTTAGCAGTGACTGTGTTTACACACTGATTGCTTTAAAGCCACTTGTTGGAAATCAGTGTGCAGTAGTAATAAGGTGGATGGGATACATAAAGAATAGTAATAACAGTAACACAGTGCTAAACATGGGTTCCCCTCTGTTCcattctgcttctgtttccAAAGGGAGGAAGGCCGTGATATCCACTATCGGGGTGCTAACAGCTGGAGGGGCTGGGCTTGCACTGGCACTTCATCAGGCAGTAAAGGCCTCAGACCTGGAGTTGCACCCCCCTTTGTATCCATGGAGTCACAATTGTTTGCTTTCTGCCCTGGACCACGCCAGGTGCACTTACCCTCCCTTTAACATCCTCTAGTTTCATTGCaaatacctttttttctttgtgaaagCTGGGATAATTCTAATGTCGTTAAGTATGGAAGACAGCCAGTCagtatgctgtatattttgatttattttttgcattccAGTATCCGATGTGGCTACCAGGTGtacaaacaggtgtgtgcagCCTGCCACAGTATAGAGTACTTGGCCTTTTGTAACTTAGTTGGAgtgtcacacacagaagaagaggTCAAGGCCCTTGCTGAGGAGGTGAGGTCTGCACTTTACACATAGTGGGTGGACAACATAATGCATTCAGACAGCAACAGTAAGAAACATTTGATGTATACCTACTGTTAATATCCATATGCTAAAATTATTAATcggttttgtgtatttgtaaatatatttaaagcatttctACTAAATTCATCTTTTGTACTGTTTTTCTACAAATTTTAAATTGCTCCAGCTGTTGAATGTGAAGTCTTCTGGAGATCAGGTTTAATATATGTTTGATACTGATGTACTTTTTATCTACTACAATCCCTACTTTTCCAGCCAGGCCACTGGCATGGCTCCACCTAGCTACAACGAGGTGCTAGAGTTTGATGATGGTGAGTCTTGTAGAGTGGAGAACAATGGACAAGCCCTTGTTCATTATGGTTCATGCTTTGAATTCTACGGAATAATGAGTTTCTTCTCCATTATTGTGACTGATACTGTGATTTATACTATTAAGTACAGTTTACAAAGATTGTATATTTTAGACCAGAACCATAACATGTTCGCATAAGGTCCAGAATGAATGGCTCCTATTTGGTCTAATGCCAGATTTCATCTGTGCAGCAGAATCCAAAATGAACACTCGTGAGACTCGAGAGTCTCCAGGTTGGCATCAATCCCCAGTATTTCAAATGTGTAGCTTCTCTGGGCAGTAGCTAGGTGATGGGTGACTTATGTTTCCCTGTACTTTGGAGTAGTTTTTCTAAGTAAGTAGACCTCTTAAATTAGGTTGTGGTGTAGTTGTCTCTGCACTGGATAAGGGCCATGGACTGCTCCTTCAGCAGCATCTTTTGagagtttattttttatttcaacaaGATGTAGTTTCAAAATATGTGCAGCCTTTTTAATTGAGATTTAAAATATAACTAATTTGAAGTACTCTGTGGTCTTTCCTGTCTTTGGTATGAAATGCAATTTTTCCTTGTGCAGTCAGTTATTTGCTGAGGACAGGGGGACTCTTGGGAAGGGGCTGCTCTTTTCGCGGCATTTCTGTTCATCTGCGCTAAGAATTGTTTTTGTCCTGTGGCAGGTACGCCAGCGACCATGAGCCAAGTGGCTAAGGATGTGTGCACGTTCTTACGCTGGGCAGCTGAGCTGGAACACGACCAGAGAAAACGCATGGGCCTTAAGGTGCTTCTCACTGGTTCTCTTGATCTTTTTCATGCAGATAAAATAACCCCTTTAAGaaattttcactttaaaatgtattcattgaGCTAGTCtggtgaaaaagaaaagtagACTGTTTGTCTACGGCAACAAACAAGTCTGAGAATTGGACCTTTGCTGAACTGGGTAGAGTTAACTTTAATTTCTCAGCTGACTTTATCCCATTTCACCTGCAGCTCCTTATGGGTTCAGCAGTCCTCATCCCTTTCGTATACTATCTGAAGAGTCACAGATCGTCTGCACTCAAGAGCGGGAAGATTGCTTACAGGCCACCGAAATGATTCTGCTTGCTGATGCCAGATCAGCTCGGAGTTCTGCAGTCAGTTGGTCAttcatttgccattttttttaactgaatgaTTTTAGACAGGCCCTTTGGAATTTTTCCTACCTCCACATAATAATTCAAAGGTGTGAAAACTGTTAAAACATTCTATTAATTGACCAGTTTGTGAATTCTTGGGGAAAGGGTTGTCCTTTCCACTACCTTGACGAGCAGTTATAATGTACACATTTCATGTGCACTGTGCTGTAATGAGTATCTAATAAATATGTAGCAATATTAGCAATGACTTCTAATGTGCATACTTTTTCTAATGTGTAGGTTATGTTAAGGTTTTTCCATACGTTCTTCACATGATGGAACACTGGTGTGGCGATTGtagtgtaaattaaaaaaaaaaaactagacagTACAATTTGTTCCTGGAAACTGGAGCAACGCGTGCAGCCCCATGTCGCGCAACGTGCTTACAATAAATACCTGGAAAACATGACTTTAGCCACTCCTGTTATGCAATGGCAGCCGTTTTTGGAGGAAATAACATTAAATCAAGGGGACTCGTGCTTTTTCCCCCCTAAATAAACCTACAACTAGCTGTTCGATAAGCTTGCGTTAGCACGGTTTATAGGAAGCGGATGTGTCATGTTCAGCGGAAGTGGTACTGCCCAGAGCAACTGAAGAGTGAGAAGGAGGACGGACACTCCAACCGTATCTTTCACAGACAAAAGCGGGAGTCAACGCCGTTTAAACGTGAGTTTCCACGCATCGATTACAGCAAGACTCACCGTTTGCCTTACGcggttatttattttttgggggtATATCGTGCTCAGACTAAGATTGCAGTCGTGGACGGTTAGCGAGTGGCTTGTTATTCACTAACCCCTCCTGGAGGCCTCCGTCTCCCTCATAGGGAAAAACAGCGCCGCAGTGGAAAATTCGCTGTCGCAACCCtaagcctttttttctttctcctaaGAAACGAAAAGAGATGTAACCTTTAAATTTGGCTAGCCAAGTGTATAAACTACAAAACGACATGACGGCATTTCTTACAGTGTGCGTATTTTTTTATACGTGTAGCTGGTTTGACTGATTGGCTAGCTTGCTAAACTGATTAGCCGGCTGCTCAGCTAACGTCACATAGTAGCAAACCACTAGTCTTTGTAGTTTAAAACCGTGAGCCTAGTAAACCGTGTTATGGACGGACAGAGAGCTGTCCGCAAAATCGCTGCGGTAGGTGAAgtttaattaaagaaatgacGAGTTGTCGGGAGGGACCTTTTCAGAAAGATTAGCACAGGAtcgctaacctagctagctggctgCGTCCTGTGAAACGCAGGGTGGTCCCTTCTGTTCATGTCCGCTAGCTCAcatgaacaaaatgaatgtcCGTGGCGATGCAGCACAGCTTTTCCCGAGTGATTGGATTTGCGGTGATGTTTAAATGGGTCATGCCCCAATTAgtgcattttaatatttgtgaCATCTTGTGGCGTTAAGAAGGTATTTAACCGCTGCAAAGTAGCCGAGCGAGAGTGTAACAAATTCTCTCTGCGATGgttcatcacacacaaaaattgaTTAAATAGTGccgaaacattttttaaacctcAAAAGAGCCGGATTTCTTAGCGGAAGTGTGAAAAATTTGAGAAACTTTGCCATTTGTTCTAGATATGTTCCTCTTATGTTAAGTGTTGGATTATAAAGTATTGACATAGTTACACTGAAAGTGCTTGGCA
This window harbors:
- the LOC113578791 gene encoding cytochrome c1, heme protein, mitochondrial-like gives rise to the protein MFDTDVLFIYYNPYFSSQATGMAPPSYNEVLEFDDGTPATMSQVAKDVCTFLRWAAELEHDQRKRMGLKLLMGSAVLIPFVYYLKSHRSSALKSGKIAYRPPK